A portion of the Kribbella jejuensis genome contains these proteins:
- a CDS encoding beta-N-acetylglucosaminidase domain-containing protein has translation MRLLRSAVCVLALAAPFTIAPPATAQPADTMAPTAPTAPTATSAAAPAALSPQPQQLVQRPDGFPITPVVGLVRTARTDADAERVVRQALDRAGVRTVRTTDGADPGTPTTIWLGRSASVLTALGVKDSTGLPAEGYVLAAGRDRDDRAQVVLDGVDGDGTYYAAQSFAQLIQRRTGQDWLPGVAIRDWPTMRYRGAIEGFYGTPWSQADRLDELSYLGEHRMNTYEYAPKDDPYHREQWRDPYPADKLAQLAALVDRARQNKVDFTFALSPGLSICYTSEADFQALIAKFEALYDVGARSFNVPLDDIDYNTWHCAADKAKYGTGGGAAGRAQSDLLNRVQREWVETKPDVAPLQMVPTEYYNVSETPYKQALREQLDSDVVVHWTGIGVVPRTITAAQAAQAKAVFGHNILIWDNYPVNDYAAGRLLLAPYTGREPAIADSVAGVISNPMNQAAVSKVALYSFAELGWNPAKYDAQASWRQALAERAGGDPATIAALQVFADLNTYDGTLHPESAPVLGAAVDQFWQLWWSGRHAQAIAVLRPRVNAIVAAPATIRAKVVDPAFTDQAESWLKATELWGQAMNRALDLLGALDAGDGAAAWTARQRMNALVTQAKAIRDSRLPHSGTYPRIGEGVVDALIAEAARVHDRWLGVQPGRTATTSLGTYQDNVPARMIDGDPNTFYWSDGAPTTGSEVRVDLGQPSAIGAITLLMGKTSSPNDYIHSGVLEYSSDGTRWTELTRATTAEVRATAPAGTTARYVRYRSLSASDYWLVVREFTVETIGGHTTTLTASGTPAPAAGSSFQQAVDGNPDTAYVPSTAPAAGDSLTIGLSAPRELAGLTVLQRSAGTADVEVQVGGGWQRVGSVSSAYAELPVADLRAEAVRLVWKSGTPEVAEVVPLWTDTPLATVSVGNERTDVVRGVASTFTVDISADRNTDVSGTLSVAAPAGWTVETAASVTVKRGFTQSVPVQLTPPSDAGLSNVDIPVTFTVGQTSFDTVLPVAVRPRTGATNVALHRPVVASSIEPGTSFTAGLAVDGDTTTRWASGYNDASWLQVDLGTPTRLGKLVLRWEAAYGSAYTIQVSDDANTWTTATEITNGDGGTDTLWLDTTARYVRMQGVHRATQYGYSLYELEVYPAQ, from the coding sequence ATGCGCCTGCTCAGGTCTGCCGTCTGCGTGCTCGCCCTGGCCGCTCCGTTTACCATCGCGCCGCCGGCCACCGCTCAGCCGGCCGACACCATGGCCCCCACCGCCCCCACCGCGCCCACCGCCACGTCCGCCGCGGCGCCCGCCGCCCTTTCGCCTCAGCCGCAGCAGCTCGTGCAGCGGCCGGACGGCTTCCCGATCACGCCGGTCGTCGGTCTCGTCCGCACCGCGCGCACCGACGCCGACGCCGAGCGCGTCGTCCGGCAGGCGCTCGACCGCGCCGGCGTGCGGACCGTCCGCACCACCGACGGCGCCGACCCGGGTACGCCGACCACGATCTGGCTCGGCCGCAGCGCGTCGGTGTTGACCGCCCTGGGCGTGAAGGACAGCACCGGCCTGCCCGCCGAGGGATACGTACTGGCCGCCGGCCGCGACCGCGACGACCGCGCCCAGGTCGTCCTCGACGGCGTCGACGGTGACGGCACCTACTACGCTGCGCAGTCGTTCGCGCAGCTGATCCAGCGGCGAACCGGCCAGGACTGGCTGCCCGGCGTCGCGATCCGTGACTGGCCGACGATGCGGTACCGCGGCGCGATCGAAGGCTTCTACGGCACGCCGTGGTCGCAGGCCGACCGCCTGGACGAGCTCAGCTACCTCGGCGAGCACCGGATGAACACCTACGAGTACGCGCCGAAGGACGACCCGTACCACCGCGAGCAGTGGCGTGACCCGTACCCGGCCGACAAGCTGGCGCAACTCGCCGCCTTGGTCGACCGGGCCCGGCAGAACAAGGTCGACTTCACCTTCGCGCTCTCGCCCGGGCTGTCGATCTGCTACACGTCCGAGGCCGACTTCCAGGCGCTGATCGCGAAGTTCGAGGCCTTGTACGACGTAGGCGCGCGGTCGTTCAACGTGCCGCTCGACGACATCGACTACAACACGTGGCACTGCGCCGCGGACAAGGCGAAGTACGGCACCGGCGGTGGCGCCGCCGGGCGTGCGCAGAGCGACCTGCTCAACCGGGTGCAGCGCGAATGGGTCGAGACCAAGCCGGACGTGGCTCCGCTGCAGATGGTGCCGACGGAGTACTACAACGTCAGCGAAACGCCGTACAAGCAGGCGCTGCGCGAGCAGCTGGACAGTGACGTGGTTGTGCACTGGACCGGTATCGGCGTGGTGCCGCGCACGATCACCGCGGCGCAGGCCGCCCAGGCGAAGGCCGTGTTCGGGCACAACATCCTGATCTGGGACAACTACCCGGTCAACGACTACGCCGCGGGCCGGCTGTTGCTCGCGCCGTACACGGGTCGCGAACCGGCCATCGCGGACAGCGTCGCCGGGGTCATCTCGAACCCGATGAACCAGGCCGCGGTCAGCAAGGTCGCGCTCTACTCGTTCGCGGAGCTCGGCTGGAATCCGGCGAAGTACGACGCGCAGGCCTCTTGGCGCCAGGCCCTCGCCGAACGCGCCGGCGGCGATCCGGCGACGATCGCCGCGCTGCAGGTGTTCGCCGATCTGAACACGTACGACGGCACGCTGCACCCGGAGAGTGCGCCGGTCCTCGGTGCCGCGGTCGACCAGTTCTGGCAGCTGTGGTGGTCCGGTCGACATGCTCAGGCGATCGCCGTACTGCGGCCGCGGGTGAACGCGATCGTGGCGGCCCCCGCGACGATCCGCGCCAAGGTGGTCGACCCGGCCTTCACCGACCAGGCGGAGTCGTGGTTGAAGGCCACCGAACTGTGGGGTCAGGCGATGAACCGCGCGCTCGACCTGCTCGGCGCGCTGGACGCGGGTGACGGCGCCGCGGCCTGGACCGCGCGGCAGCGGATGAACGCGCTCGTCACCCAGGCGAAGGCGATCCGCGACAGCCGGCTTCCGCACAGCGGTACGTATCCGCGGATCGGTGAGGGGGTCGTCGACGCGCTGATCGCGGAGGCGGCCCGGGTCCACGACCGCTGGCTCGGCGTGCAACCCGGGCGTACGGCGACCACGAGCCTCGGTACGTACCAGGACAACGTGCCGGCGCGGATGATCGACGGCGACCCGAACACGTTCTACTGGAGTGACGGCGCGCCGACCACCGGCTCCGAGGTGCGGGTCGATCTCGGCCAACCGTCGGCGATCGGAGCGATCACGCTCCTGATGGGCAAGACGTCGAGCCCGAACGACTACATCCACTCCGGCGTCCTGGAGTACTCCTCCGACGGCACTCGCTGGACCGAGTTGACCCGCGCGACCACGGCCGAGGTACGCGCCACAGCCCCGGCCGGGACAACCGCACGCTACGTCCGGTACCGGTCGTTGAGCGCGAGCGACTACTGGCTGGTCGTCCGTGAGTTCACCGTCGAGACGATCGGCGGGCACACGACGACGCTCACCGCGAGCGGTACGCCGGCGCCGGCCGCGGGATCGTCGTTCCAGCAGGCGGTGGACGGCAATCCGGACACCGCGTACGTGCCGTCCACCGCACCCGCCGCCGGTGACTCGTTGACCATCGGATTGTCGGCGCCGCGCGAGCTGGCAGGCCTGACGGTGCTCCAGCGGAGCGCCGGTACGGCGGACGTGGAGGTCCAGGTCGGCGGCGGATGGCAGCGCGTCGGCTCGGTGTCGTCGGCGTACGCCGAGCTGCCGGTGGCCGATCTGAGGGCAGAGGCCGTCCGCCTGGTCTGGAAGAGCGGTACGCCGGAGGTGGCCGAGGTCGTGCCGCTGTGGACCGACACCCCGCTGGCAACGGTCAGCGTCGGCAACGAGCGCACCGATGTGGTCCGAGGCGTGGCATCGACGTTCACGGTGGACATCTCCGCCGACCGGAACACCGACGTCAGCGGCACGCTGAGCGTCGCCGCCCCGGCCGGCTGGACCGTCGAGACCGCGGCCTCGGTCACGGTCAAGCGGGGCTTCACACAGTCCGTCCCCGTCCAGCTGACGCCACCCTCGGATGCCGGATTGTCGAATGTTGACATCCCCGTCACGTTCACCGTCGGCCAGACCAGTTTCGACACTGTCCTGCCGGTCGCGGTCCGGCCCCGGACCGGCGCCACGAACGTCGCCCTGCACCGCCCGGTCGTTGCCTCCAGCATCGAACCCGGTACGTCGTTCACCGCCGGCCTGGCCGTCGACGGTGACACCACTACCCGCTGGGCCTCGGGCTACAACGACGCCTCGTGGCTCCAGGTCGATCTTGGTACTCCCACCCGTCTGGGCAAGCTCGTCCTGCGCTGGGAGGCGGCGTACGGCTCGGCGTACACCATCCAGGTGTCCGACGACGCGAATACCTGGACGACCGCGACCGAGATCACGAACGGCGACGGTGGCACCGACACGCTCTGGCTCGACACCACTGCCCGGTACGTCCGCATGCAGGGCGTACATCGCGCCACGCAGTACGGCTACTCCCTCTATGAACTGGAGGTCTACCCGGCGCAGTAG
- a CDS encoding DUF3592 domain-containing protein gives MSTQYSARRLTRRKRLGVVATWTVFTAMALGIFSVGVVTLIWGVHRIDDLSDLSAHQVRAVGHVVATRKLPHNPQGTGGGTEATIGFTAADGTFHTTTQTLQLWSRSRHVGDKVAVVYDQRSPDSFYTTSLGVERLRNILILLLAATMLLGTPAAYIFYARDAL, from the coding sequence GTGAGCACCCAGTACTCGGCGCGGCGGCTGACCCGCCGGAAGCGACTCGGCGTCGTCGCGACCTGGACCGTGTTCACCGCGATGGCGCTCGGGATCTTCTCGGTCGGCGTCGTCACGCTGATCTGGGGCGTCCACCGGATCGACGATCTCAGCGACCTGTCCGCACACCAGGTCCGCGCGGTCGGCCACGTCGTTGCCACCCGCAAACTCCCGCACAACCCGCAGGGCACCGGTGGCGGCACCGAGGCAACGATCGGCTTCACCGCTGCCGACGGCACCTTTCACACCACCACGCAGACCCTCCAACTGTGGTCGCGGTCCCGCCACGTCGGCGACAAGGTCGCCGTCGTGTACGACCAGCGCAGCCCGGACTCGTTCTACACCACATCGCTCGGCGTGGAGCGCCTCCGCAACATCCTGATCCTGCTGCTGGCCGCGACGATGCTCCTCGGCACACCGGCCGCGTACATCTTCTACGCCCGGGATGCTCTGTAG